The sequence TAGATCAATGAGTTAGTCCTTTTTGGATAATGGGCATATGTAGACGTATCCACTGAACAAACTGTGGATTGCTCTATCAGTAAGAGCTATCATTTATGCCACATTGACATTTTACCACAAGACAAACTTAGATTTTCCAAAAGAAAGTGTCCTTAAACATTTGCCCAATTTTAAATTACAGGCCAAATTAGGCTAACTAAATCCATGTCCTCTTATTACTGTGATTCTGAGGTCACATTACAAAGCTCTGCCCTTCCCATACCCAAGGGTAGACGTGGGCATGGTTTTTATTCCTGTGGTGCACTGCACAGAGCTCTCTCAAAGGGCACCAGGCAGGGCTGGTGAACCAATGCCATTGAATGATCTGTAGTATGAGATATTGGAGGCATTACATAGAAACCTTATGAATTTCACTTTTTTGAGACATGTGATGCACATAGGATCACTATGTGATCCTaattcacaccactgcactctagcttggtgacagagccagactgactctcaaaaaataattaaaaataaaaataaaaataaaagtaagttatgtttgttttttattaattgGCTGAGTGATTTGATATTGTCAGTTGCTAACATAGTAAAAGCATAAAGTcagaataaattaattttgtacACAGAGATGAAGCAGATGTCATTTAAAACCCAGGTAAGCCATCATCCTTGGAAAGACCACCTTCTGGGGTATGGCTCATGTTGCTACACCAGAGCCTTGGCTACTGTAGTGGTTCTTAAACTTTATTGAGTGTCAAAGTCATCTGGAGGGCTGGTTAAACCTAGCTGGAAGTCACTCTCCACCACCCTTTCAGGAGAGTTTCTAACAGTAGGTCTGGGGCAGGCCCTGAGAAttagcatttttaacaagttcccaggtaatGCTGAAGTTACCAGTATAGGGACTGTCCTTTGAGAACCCCTGGTCTGGTGTTTCCTTTTGGCGAGCAACCAAGATATGGGCTCTCAACCACCATTCATAACTGCTGTGAGAATGTGAACGTGAACACAGAGCAGGAAAACCATACCTATATCATTGGTATTATCATTTGATAAGTCAAATCATTGCTTTGTACCAAGGATGGTTTCAAATAGCATTGAAAATTTCCAAAGTATTGTCCAAGGCCTTTGACTAGAACAATAGCTTTATAAACCAGTGTCATCTTCAtaggcagaaataaaattatacttaaataCAATTCAACTCTGATGAGGCTTTCTTAAAAGTCTGGCTACAGAATTATGGCACAGGATAAGCCTAACTGGGGAAAAAATATCACAGTAACACTATTTAGACATCCTTTATTTTGCCCAGGAATGCCTTTCACAAGTGTATTGCTCCTCAGATCATTAGTATCAAGCGTTAAGATATACCAAATGAGATACTTTGTGTCTCTTGACGTGGATATTTGGCTGACTTTCAAGCTTTGATGTAATCATATATTAAGTACACAGTGGACAGCTGTTGTCATAAAGAGCTAAATGAAAAAGCAATTAAGAAAAAGTTTCCCACACCAAAACAACTCCCTTGATTGAAATTTTGCTGAGAATcaagtagatttaaaaatatatataatgatatatatcatttttatctattttggtTTGTTGATAAGCTAAGTAGCAGCAAATAACTCtttgattttcactttttttttcagccaAGGACATAAATTTTCATCCTGGGAACTACAATTTCAAGCGCTCAGTATAGTTACTGAGTCGTGAGCCTTTTTCATTCTAATTAAATGAACTTGATGAAATACTACTGAGAAAAATTGcatagaagacaaaataaaatactaagtGGCTCTACTCTACAAAATCCTTGATGATATAATTACTGTTTTGCAGTGGTGACTATTAGAAAATATTGTGACATAAGTGCAgatttcctcccctcccctcacctcccctcctcctctcctcttcgacagggtctcactttgttacccaggctggagttcagtgccatgatcatggtttactgcagccttgacctcctgggttcaagcgattctgccgagtagctgggactacaggcgtgtgccaccatgcctgactaattttttaaaagttttttttgtagagatgaggtctcagtatattgcccaatctggtcttgaactcctggattcaaacaatcctcccatcttagcctcccaaagtgctgggattacaggtgtgagctaccacacccggcctgcttAATATTTCCAAATGTATAATGGTTCAAATTAATTATCTTATGTTTTCATTAATATATCACATTTAAACAATAAATAGGTTAATgtagcatacatttttgtttgatcaaaagaatgttttagtTTGTTAATAAAATTATTGTACTTGTATATGGCAACATAAATCCTGTTGTATCAAGGGATACCGATATTGAACTCTGCATCAGGGTTGACTTTTGCCTTTTGTGCCAGTGCACACATCCTGTGGGTGTACCCTGTGGTACAATGGCTGTGGGCCATTGCTAATGTGCTTTCTTTtccatgcaaaaaataaataaataaaataaagcttatCAGAAGGCATTGAGGATGAAGGTATTGTAGGAATAAGTGAATGCTGAATTGCCTCTGCTTTATACAAAGTACAAATCATTTGCTTAAGTCTTGATATTTTAACTATTAGTTAAAAATGACTTGGAGCATAGTTGGCAAATAATAGCAACACAGAGGTTCAAAATTGCTGCTCCAGCGTGCTCCTACTATACTCACCTCCAAGCAAAGATGGCTGATACATATCAGTTCCACTAAATAGATACATGTACATGCCAGTGAGCCTCAAGAAAAGGAGGGCAAGAAGATGTGAACAGTAGCAGaggtattaaataatttattatgtacTGGCACctttaacaatatttaaataacacAAGAACACTGGTCTTAGATggtgagacctatggtgaaaagggactATATCTAACCATTATCATGTCCCCCCCAAATAGCCTGTACTTCATAAAttcttacaaataattttaatatgcagTAAAGTCCCACCATAAGGCATTTTGTATGGAGCTTTGCTTAGAGGGTGGTTTCAAGCacaactttgttttttaaaaatgcatggtACATTTTTCTTACTTTAGCATAAAATGGCCTgtgctatatattttctttttatgaccAGGCATTCTATAAAAATCAAAGCAGATCAATAGAAGATTAATTAGCAATTTATTGCTAATACTCTTACTGCTTTAAAACATTATCCAAGAATTTGCATTGCACCTTCACATCAGCTTGGGCTATGAATCCTCGTTCATGGACATTCACTGTATCCAATGAGCAGTTTTTTGAGCTCTGTGCTAGGCAGTTATAGTCTAGAAATGGAGAAGTTATGATCCCTGTTTTTAAGTAGCTAAGTGTGGGAAAAGACTGCAGCAcatttgcttttatctttatttctaaatCATCTGGATAAAAAGTTGTAGGATATCTAAGAAGGAGAGTGTGGCTTAGCCGACAGAGGATCCCAACCTACTACCGTATTCTACTGTCTCAGGCACGAGGCTGTTAGGGGAGATAGAGGTGGAGATGACAGGTTGGGGTGGGAGCGAGGTGGATTAGGGCTGGTGGAGGGAAGTTTGGGTGGAAAACAACTTACTGATTTTGGAAGTCTGTGTGAGCCCGTTTACCAGTGTGTATCTAATCTCGTTAAAATCTAGGTAAGGTGAAAATAAGGACACCTCTTTGTGGTGAAGGTACATTTAGGATCCAAGGGCTAAATGAAATGGATAagtaagatttaaaaagaaaacattgtaaacctctctctttttctatttttaaggacAAAATTAGAAGATCAAAATGGAAAATATGCTGCTTTGGTTGATATTTTTCACCCCTGGGTGGGCCCTCATTGATGGATCTGAAATGGAACAGGATTTTATGTGGCACTTGAGAAAGGTACCCCGGATTGTCAGTGAAAGGACTTTCCATCTCACCAGCCCCACATTTGAGGCAGATGCTAAGATGATGGTAAATACAGTGTGTGGCATCGAATGCCAGAAAGAACTCCCAACTCCCAGCCTTTCTGAATTGGAGGATTATCTTTCCTATGAGACTGTCTTTGAGAATGGCACCCGAACCTTAACCAGGGTGAAAGTTCAAGATTTGGTTCTTGAGCCGACTCAAAATATCACCACAAAGGGAGTATCTGTTAGGAGAAAGAGACAGGTGTATGGCACCGACAGCAGGTTCAGCATCTTGGACAAAAAGTTCTTAACTAATTTCCCTTTCAGCACAGCTGTAAAGCTTTCCACGGGCTGTAGTGGCATTCTCATTTCCCCTCAGCACGTTCTAACTGCTGCCCACTGTGTTCATGATGGAAAGGACTATGTCAAAGGGAGTAAAAAGCTAAGGGTAGGGTTGTTGAAGATGAGGAATAAAAGTGGAGGCAAGAAACGTCGAGGTTCTAAGAGGAGCAGGAGAGAAGCTAGTGGTGGTGACCAAAGAGAGGGTACCAGAGAGCATCTGCAGGAGAGAGCCAAGGGtggcagaagaagaaaacaatctGGCCGGGGTCAGAGGGTTGCCGAAGGGAGGCCTTCCTTCCAGTGGACCCGGGTCAAGAATACCCACATTCCGAAGGGCTGGGCACGAGGAGGCATGGGGGACGCTGCCTTGGACTATGACTATGCTCTTCTGGAGCTGAAGCGTGCtcacaaaaagaaatacatggaACTTGGAATCAGCCCAACGATCAGGAAAATGCCTGGTGGAATGATCCACTTCTCAGGATTTGATAACGATAGGGCTGATCAGTTGGTCTATCGGTTTTGCAGTGTGTCCGACGAATCCAATGATCTCCTTTACCAATACTGCGATGCTGAGTCGGGCTCCACCGGTTCTGGGGTCTATCTGCGTCTGAAAGATCCAGACAAAAAGAATTGGAAGCGCAAAATCATTGCAGTCTACTCAGGCCACCAGTGGGTGGATGTTCACGGGGTTCAGAAGGACTACAACGTTGCTGTTCGCATCACTCCCCTCAAATACGCCCAGATTTGCCTCTGGATTCACGGGAACGATGCCAATTGTGCCTACGGCTAACAGAGACCTGAAACAGGGCGGTGTATCATCTAAATCACAGAGAAAACCAGCTCTGCTTACGGTAGTGAGATCACTTCATAGGTTATGCCTGGACTTGAACCGTATCAATAGCAtttcaacatttttcaaaatcaggAGATtttcatccatttaaaaaatgtataggtACAGATATTGAAACTAGATGGGCACTTCAATGCCAAGTATATACTCTTCTTTACATGGTGATGAGTTTCATTTGTAGGAAAATTTTGTTGCCTTCTTTAAAATTAGACACACTTTAAACCTTCaaataggtattataaataacatGTGACTTCTTAATGGACTTATTCTCAGGGTCCTACTCTAAGAAGAATCTAATAGGATGCTGGTTGTGTATTAAATGTGAAATTGCATAGATAAAGGTAGATGGTAACGCAATTAGTATCagaatagagacagaaagttacAACACAATTTGTACTACTCTGAGATGGATCTATTCAGCTCATGCCCTCAGTGTTTATATTGTGTTATCTGTTGGGTCTGGGacatttagtttagtttttttgaaGAATTACAAATCAGAAGAAAAAGCAAGCATTATAAACAAAACTATTAACTGTTTTACTGCTTTAAGAAATAACAATTACAatgtgtattatttaaaaatgggagaaatagtTTGTTCTATGAAATAAACCTAGTTTAGAAATAGGGAAGCTGAGACATTTTAAGATCTCAAGTTTTTATTTAACTAATACTCAAAATATGGACTTTTCATGTATGCATAGGGAAGACACTTCACAAATTATGAATGATCATGTGTTGAAAGCCACATTATTTTATGCTATACATTCTATGTATGAGGTGCTACATTTTTAGGACAAAGAATTCTGTCATCTTTTTCAAGAAAGAGTCTTTTTCTCCTTGACAAAATCCAGCTTTTGTATGAGGACCATAGGGTGAATTCTCTGATTAGTAATTTTAGATATGTCCTTtcctaaaaatgaataaaatttatgaATATGACTTTTAAAAGAAGGGTCTGGTTATTTTCCTTAGGAACCAAGGCTGCAACACATTCTGGCCATCATGTAGTGTAAGCAGAGTCCAGTGACTGCCCTGGGGCAAAacacagagtaggcactcaatgtgtatttcttgaataaataactACTTGCTAAAAGGCTGTAAAAAGGGAATAGTTCAGGGCATTATGTTTAAAGAATTTTAGTGATCTATAATCAAATACCCTGTAAAATTCGGCAATTGCAGGCCTTATTTCTGGTCTGGTCTGTTCTTTCTGGTAGTTTCTAAGGCCATATTCTCTTCTCTCTTGACACACTCAAGTCATTGACTCTGCCAGGGTTCaaatttatcttattattttttaataatgggGAGTTATACTTTGGACTTGTATACCAAGAAATAATTGATTAGATTATGATAAATGATTTTGTGAATGGTGTTCAAAACAGCAGAAATTCAGTACAAgtgcagattcttttttttttttttttgagatgtctggctctctcacccaggctggagtgcagtggcgtgatctcagctcactgaaatctctgtctcctgtgttcaagcaattctcctgtctcagcctccagagaagctgggactacaggtacgtgccaccacgcctggctaatttttgtatttttagtagaggggtttcaccatattggtcaggctggtctcgaactcctgaccttggttgatccacctgcctcgacctcgcaagtgctgggattacaggcgtgagccaccgcacctggccgtgcAGATTCTTTTATAATGTAAACctcttaaaaataattccataaaaattaaaaaataaattagctataACTCTTACTGTATCTGTATgtatgcttttgtattttttatttaattgaagtagagatagggtcttgctacattgaccaggctggtctcaaactcctggcctcaaatgatcctcccgctttcgcattaaagtgttgggattacaaatttgagccaccatgcccagccatatgtGTTTTGTATACAGGATTTCAGCAAGTATTaactaccattttatttttttaatgatttgatTTAATTCCAAGCACATTTCACtgagtagtattttattattgtttccaGTGGTATAGGGCTATTGACTCAAACGTTTTGCTCAATTTTTGGGGGGGAAAACATCTATGTGatcacagaaacaaaaatgttCCAAGGTCAATTTTGCATACTTACACACTTGCAAACACACAGACACTTACACAGAATCTTCATCTTTGAGTCTTTGAATATAACTCCTAGGATTTGAGTAAGTTTAGAATACCTTTGGGTGCTGAGTAAAATAGTTTGGTACTTAAGGTTAAATTCTgagtatatattcattatatatataattcttaaaATCATTGTCCAATacacttttcaaaaatataaaattgagctTGTTTAATTTGcagagactttttctttttttctttttagaaacagtcttgctctgttgcccaggttggagtgcagtggcacaattacagctcactgcagccttgaactcctgagctcaatagatcctcccacctcaaccttgcaagtagctgggataacaggcatgcattAGCATGCCTggctagaggtttttttttttaattctgtcatGCACTTTTCTTTTCCAAGTGAATCCTGAATCTTACATGACCTATTTAGGAACACTAAAATGTATTGCATTAACCAGAAAGTTTTGCTTCATATACTTTTTCTCTTATGTTTATCAGATTTGAAATTGAGAACTAGATTGAACTCACTTAGCTAAACAAACATACTTACATGCATACGTGTCTACTGTGTGCAAAGGACTGTACTGACTTATTGTCGGGAATCTTACCAATGGTGGATTTCAAATAACCATTTtcaaaacaactgaaatttaaaatggtGGCATTCCCTCTTTAtctaaataacatatatttttttttcttgttcaaacGAAATGCATGTGGGTAGAAGCAACTTAACAATTTATTCCTTTTTGATATGCTTCTTAATTAATCcaatgtttattttgaaaaagatttaGATAATGTttgattgtcttagtccatttaggctgctataacaaaatatcttagactgggAACTCTTAAATGATAGAAATTTATtgttcacagttctgaaggctggataGTCCAAAATGGAGGCATCAGTAGATTTAGTGTCTGATGAAGGTCCattcctcatagatggcaccttcttgttGTGTCCTCATGTAGTGGACGGGCACCCAAGCTTATGCAAGCCCCTTTTATAAGAGAATTAATCCCAGTTATGAGGCAGGAGCCCTcacaacctaatcacctcccacatgCCTTGCCTCTTAATACTGTCACCTtcggggttaggtttcaacatacaaaCTTTGGGGGGATGTAAACATTCAGACAATAgcaataaccaagatcagagttcTGGACACATTCTTACCCTTCTTACTTGTAGAtagaataattcttttaaattcttatttcataGAAAGAATCTCAGGATAAGAAGAGACTGTAAAAGATCATCTAGTTTAAccctatactttaaattttaatccCCTTCCATCACATTCTCTGCAAATGGTTGTCCAGTGATAAGAAAATTTTTCACCCCTTATTGTttagttattaaaattaattcagaaatATAACTTACCATAAGTTATTCAGTTTGCTACATAGTGTAAAAATTATATTGTGTATGTCTTGCATTTTATTCCAATGTTGACCATTTTAATTACTCATAAGTTTTTGTCCTTATGTTAGTAACTCAGGTATTTATTCTCATCAAACATAAACTGTGATTATTAATTAAGAATATTGGGATAAGGCAATTTGACCAAGCACTGGATAGTACAAGAATGTGGCTCTATAGCTATAAATAACCTAGAATTAGCATCATTATTATTTAGTGTGGTTTCCCAGTAACAAATACTTTTTTGgctactgatttttaaaagtacctGCCAGGCTTTAAAAGTACTTTAATAAAACTACTTTTACTAAAAATGACCAGCAAAAACATCTTTACTTAATTAACAGAAGAGCCTTTTTAATAAACTGATTTTTGCAACTAGGTCATTGCTCTTTCTTCAATGGCCAAATCATTAGGTTCAGAGATATTTAGGAGATGTGGTCTAATCGGTGGTGAAATCATGTCCTTGTCAAATAGCATTGACCTATAAGCAGATtcactagttttaatttttattaaaataaaatttcaatgaaatcttgctgtgttgaccaggctagagcacagtggagTGATCGTGGCTCCCTGAAGCcttcctcctggactcaagagatcctcctgcctcagcctcccaagtagctgggactacagacatgtgccatcatgccaggctaatttttaaagttttttttggtagagatgtggtcttgctttgttgcccaagttggtctctaactcctgggctcaagtgatccttctgcttcagtctcccgaagtgctgggatgacaggtgagAATCACTGTGCCCGCTCACATGTTTTTATTGATCACTATTCAACTAAACTGAAAAACCATCCTCAGATGGTTTTTCTACTTATAAAATCTAGGAAGGGAAATTCCCTGCTTCTTCCTCTCTGTATTTAAAAGCTGATGTTTTGATCCAGTTAGCTAACTGTCTAGAACATGTTGGGCAAAATGACTTATGATCCCAATATGGGCTAGTTTGCTTACCCACAGGTAAGGTGGTGGTGTTGCCATAACAAAACCCCACACACTGGGTGGCTGAAACAAAagacatttaattctcacaatgctggaggctgggaagtccaaaatcaaggtaggTTTCATTTTGAGACCTCTTCTCTTGTCTTGAAGTGGCTGCCATCTCATTGTATGCTCCTGTGACCTCTTCTTTGTGCACAAGCaggatgacagagaaagagagagcagactctatatttttcatcttataaagacactaatccTATCATGAGGGCCCCATCCTTATTACCCCATTTAAcctcaattacctcccaaaggccccatttccaaataccatcacaacTGGAGGTTAGAGATTCAGCATGTGACATTTTTAGGGGTGGGTGTGGGACACAAACACACAGTCCATAACACGTCTGTAAACCTACAAGTTGCACTAAACTTCTAAACCTACAAGTTGCACCTTGGGCCAGACCCAGGGAATTCACAGCATGTGTCACTAGAGAAACTAGGCAAAGGGGTATGAATGGCAGCTCAGGACAGCCAATCTCTTTTTCCTAACTTTCATCATCATTATTTCAAGTACTCGTACCTGGCACAGAGGCAACGATTGACACATGCTTAAACTTATCACCAAGTATTCATTGAGGCTTACTCTTTCAGGGCATTACTTACTCTATGCTATATGCTGAAGCTCCAAAATGCTATAGGTATTGTCTTAATTGTGTATCATAttaaaaacataggaaaatatttaaataatgggAATATTTTCTTGTAATGAGAATTTTAGTATTGGAATACACTATAGCGTGCGACTTAAGGAATTAGATATTTGACACATTCTCTGTTAACTCATGTACGTTTACGATAAAAACTGCCTTCAAACAGACAAAGTGCCAAGCTTCTGTAGCTACACCTTATCCTCTCCTCTGCCATGTAAATATTTAATCAGACAACGTCTGCCTCAAAACCTGTCACCAAAATCTTTTTGCCTTAGtagtatttaaaaatttccagTAACACCTTAACATCCATTCACTTTTCTCAAGCACAGAGGACAAGTTGCCCACTTACTTAGAATATCTACTTTGATCCACATTGCAATCAATCATGGGATCCATTACTGCCTCCCTGTATGATTTTACCAACTGGGTTTACACAGTTTACCAAACTGAGACCGCATGATcatatttcactttatatttgtaaatgtttACTAATATTCAACTAATATGAACTTGTGTTTATGTTATTGAAATCCTCTGTGCATGCTCATATTATACTTAAGTGTGTG is a genomic window of Pongo pygmaeus isolate AG05252 chromosome 5, NHGRI_mPonPyg2-v2.0_pri, whole genome shotgun sequence containing:
- the PRSS35 gene encoding inactive serine protease 35; this encodes MENMLLWLIFFTPGWALIDGSEMEQDFMWHLRKVPRIVSERTFHLTSPTFEADAKMMVNTVCGIECQKELPTPSLSELEDYLSYETVFENGTRTLTRVKVQDLVLEPTQNITTKGVSVRRKRQVYGTDSRFSILDKKFLTNFPFSTAVKLSTGCSGILISPQHVLTAAHCVHDGKDYVKGSKKLRVGLLKMRNKSGGKKRRGSKRSRREASGGDQREGTREHLQERAKGGRRRKQSGRGQRVAEGRPSFQWTRVKNTHIPKGWARGGMGDAALDYDYALLELKRAHKKKYMELGISPTIRKMPGGMIHFSGFDNDRADQLVYRFCSVSDESNDLLYQYCDAESGSTGSGVYLRLKDPDKKNWKRKIIAVYSGHQWVDVHGVQKDYNVAVRITPLKYAQICLWIHGNDANCAYG